The proteins below are encoded in one region of Amorphus orientalis:
- the doeA gene encoding ectoine hydrolase DoeA (DoeA (degradation of ectoine A) is also called EutD (ectoine utilization D).) has product MPVGVTLPFSREEYADRLKKTRAAMSELGVDVLIVVDPSNMAWLTGYDGWSFYVHQAVLVFHDEDPIWWGRNQDANGARRRVYMDDDRIIGYPDVYVQAKDRHPMDHLGGVLAERGYSKARIGLELENYYFSAAAYLALNKILPDAKGVDATGLVNWQRGRKSDAEIVFMRRAARIVERMMRAAMDKIEVGLPKNELVAEIYRVGIEGAAEADGAKFGGDYPAIAPLLPSGTEAAAPHLTWDDRPFRDGEGTFFEIAGCYWRYHAPLCRTVFLGTPPASIREAEKALIEGLEAGLDKARAGNRACDVANALADTLRRHGIERSARCGYPIGLSYPPDWGERTISFRESDETILEPGMTFHFMPGLWMQDWGLEITESILIKDSGPAECLANYPREIFVKD; this is encoded by the coding sequence ATGCCAGTAGGAGTGACGCTTCCCTTCAGCCGGGAGGAGTATGCCGATCGCCTGAAGAAGACGCGCGCCGCGATGTCGGAGCTTGGCGTCGACGTCCTGATCGTGGTCGACCCGTCGAACATGGCGTGGCTCACCGGCTACGACGGGTGGAGCTTCTACGTGCACCAGGCCGTGCTCGTGTTTCACGACGAGGACCCGATCTGGTGGGGTCGCAACCAGGACGCCAACGGCGCGCGGCGGCGCGTCTACATGGATGACGACCGCATCATCGGCTACCCGGACGTCTACGTGCAGGCCAAGGACCGCCACCCGATGGACCATCTGGGCGGCGTCCTCGCCGAGCGCGGCTACTCGAAGGCCCGCATCGGACTGGAACTGGAGAACTACTACTTCTCCGCCGCCGCCTATCTGGCGCTCAACAAGATCCTGCCGGACGCCAAGGGCGTCGACGCCACCGGCCTCGTGAACTGGCAGCGCGGCCGCAAGTCCGACGCCGAGATCGTCTTCATGCGGCGCGCCGCGCGGATCGTGGAGCGCATGATGCGTGCCGCCATGGACAAGATCGAGGTGGGCCTGCCGAAGAACGAGCTCGTCGCGGAGATCTACCGGGTCGGCATCGAGGGCGCAGCGGAGGCCGATGGCGCCAAGTTCGGCGGCGACTATCCGGCGATCGCGCCGCTGCTGCCGTCGGGCACCGAGGCGGCCGCGCCGCACCTCACCTGGGACGACCGTCCGTTCCGCGACGGCGAAGGCACCTTCTTCGAGATCGCCGGCTGTTACTGGCGCTACCACGCCCCGCTCTGCCGGACCGTCTTCCTCGGCACACCGCCCGCCTCCATCCGGGAAGCGGAGAAGGCGCTGATCGAGGGTCTGGAAGCCGGCCTCGACAAGGCGCGCGCCGGCAACCGCGCCTGCGACGTCGCCAACGCGCTGGCCGATACGCTGCGCCGCCATGGAATCGAGCGCAGCGCCCGCTGCGGCTATCCGATCGGGCTGTCCTATCCGCCCGACTGGGGCGAGCGCACCATCTCCTTCCGCGAGAGCGACGAGACGATCCTGGAGCCGGGCATGACATTCCACTTCATGCCGGGCCTTTGGATGCAGGACTGGGGGCTGGAAATCACCGAAAGCATCCTCATCAAGGACAGCGGCCCGGCCGAGTGCCTGGCCAACTATCCGCGCGAGATCTTCGTGAAGGACTGA
- a CDS encoding aspartate/glutamate racemase family protein, with protein sequence MLSRSFTPQTIETGRLTLQPDAAVRRIGLLLLATDLRTEIDATRLLAAPNVAVHSTRVAFDNPTTPENLRQMEPRLADASRLLVPGTHLHAVYYACTSASAVIGDDAIDRAIGEARPGVPVVTPTRAALDAFRVLGTRRIALVTPYVEETAVPMIACFERFGIEVTTAACFGFEDDRMMARITPESLLETAARVDTASAEAVFVSCTALPSVDIAGALENRLGLPVVTANQAALWALRGHAGISGDPGGAGSLFAHPPG encoded by the coding sequence ATGCTGTCCCGTTCCTTCACGCCGCAGACGATCGAGACCGGGCGGCTGACGCTTCAGCCGGACGCCGCCGTGCGGCGTATCGGACTGCTGCTTCTGGCCACCGACCTGCGCACGGAAATCGACGCGACGCGGCTGCTCGCCGCGCCGAATGTCGCGGTCCATTCCACGCGTGTCGCCTTCGACAATCCCACCACGCCGGAGAACCTCCGCCAAATGGAACCCCGGCTCGCCGACGCCTCCCGGCTGCTGGTGCCCGGCACGCACCTTCACGCGGTCTACTATGCCTGTACGTCCGCCTCCGCGGTGATCGGCGACGACGCGATCGACCGGGCCATCGGCGAGGCGCGTCCGGGCGTGCCGGTGGTCACGCCGACCCGGGCTGCGCTCGACGCGTTCCGGGTGCTTGGCACGCGGCGGATCGCCCTGGTGACGCCTTATGTGGAGGAAACCGCGGTACCGATGATCGCCTGCTTCGAGCGCTTCGGGATCGAGGTAACGACGGCCGCATGCTTCGGCTTCGAGGACGATCGGATGATGGCCCGGATCACCCCCGAGAGCCTGCTGGAGACAGCGGCGAGGGTCGACACCGCGTCCGCCGAGGCGGTGTTCGTCTCCTGCACGGCGCTGCCGTCGGTGGACATCGCCGGAGCGCTCGAGAACCGGCTCGGCCTGCCCGTCGTGACCGCCAACCAGGCGGCGCTCTGGGCGCTGCGCGGCCATGCCGGCATCAGCGGGGATCCCGGGGGCGCCGGGAGCCTGTTCGCCCACCCGCCGGGCTGA
- a CDS encoding universal stress protein, whose translation MFRRILVPCDGSQGSERALFKAIDLAKLCEAELVLLTIYRHHSLLEASFSMVRPEDPGNLDDAMRGHAKEVVDYAKRVATDAGLKPRAFVKAGQPARGIVAFAAEHDCDLIVMGSRGLGSIEGYLLGSVSHKVTGLAGCPVMVV comes from the coding sequence ATGTTCAGACGGATACTCGTTCCCTGTGACGGCTCCCAAGGCAGCGAGCGGGCGCTGTTCAAGGCGATCGACCTGGCCAAGCTGTGCGAGGCGGAACTGGTGCTCCTGACCATCTACCGCCATCACAGCCTTCTGGAGGCCTCGTTCTCCATGGTGCGTCCGGAGGACCCCGGCAACCTGGACGACGCCATGCGGGGCCACGCAAAGGAAGTGGTGGACTACGCCAAGCGCGTCGCCACCGACGCCGGACTCAAGCCGCGCGCCTTCGTCAAGGCCGGCCAGCCCGCGCGCGGCATCGTCGCCTTCGCCGCCGAGCACGATTGCGACCTGATCGTCATGGGCAGCCGGGGCCTGGGCTCCATCGAGGGCTACCTGCTGGGCAGTGTCTCCCACAAGGTGACGGGCCTCGCCGGCTGCCCCGTCATGGTCGTCTGA
- a CDS encoding TRAP transporter large permease: MATTIFGVMIVLLLLGFPMMIPLIIGAFIGFYSLFGGFGQLETMIQQMLAGIRPASLIAVPMFIFAADIMTRGQSANRLIDLVMTFVGHVKGGLAVSTAAACTMFGAVSGSTQATVVAIGGPLRPRMLKAGYNDSFVLALIVNASDIAFLIPPSIGMIIYGVVSNTSISELFIAGVGPGILILLLFSGYSMIYAIRNNVPTEPKASWGERLRATQRALWPLGFPVIIIGGIYGGIFSPTEAAAACVLYALILEMIVFRSIDLKALYETAKSTGLITAVVFILVAAGAAFSWVISFAQIPQAILGAVGVAEMGQIGVLFVISIAFFVGCMFVDPIVVILVLVPIFAPVVQSVGIDPVLVGVIITLQVAIGSATPPFGCDIFTAIAVFKRPYIEVIRGTPPFILILLCVSVALIFFPQIALFLRDLAFGK; encoded by the coding sequence ATGGCGACCACCATTTTCGGCGTGATGATCGTCCTCCTGCTGCTCGGCTTCCCGATGATGATCCCGCTCATCATCGGCGCCTTCATCGGCTTCTATTCGCTGTTCGGCGGATTCGGCCAGCTCGAGACGATGATCCAGCAGATGCTCGCGGGCATCCGGCCGGCCTCGCTGATCGCGGTGCCGATGTTCATCTTCGCCGCCGACATCATGACGCGCGGCCAGTCGGCCAACCGGCTCATCGACCTGGTGATGACCTTCGTCGGCCACGTGAAGGGCGGCCTCGCCGTCTCCACTGCGGCCGCCTGCACCATGTTCGGCGCGGTCTCCGGATCCACCCAGGCCACCGTGGTCGCAATCGGCGGCCCGCTGCGCCCGCGCATGCTGAAGGCCGGCTACAACGACAGCTTCGTCCTGGCGCTGATCGTCAACGCCTCCGACATCGCCTTCCTGATCCCGCCGTCCATCGGCATGATCATCTACGGCGTTGTCTCCAACACCTCGATCTCTGAGCTGTTCATCGCCGGCGTTGGCCCGGGCATCCTGATCCTGCTGCTGTTCTCCGGCTACAGCATGATCTACGCCATCCGCAACAACGTCCCCACCGAGCCGAAGGCAAGCTGGGGCGAGCGCCTCAGGGCCACACAGCGGGCGCTGTGGCCGCTAGGCTTCCCGGTGATCATCATCGGCGGCATCTACGGCGGCATCTTCTCACCGACCGAGGCGGCTGCGGCCTGCGTGCTCTACGCGCTGATCCTGGAAATGATCGTGTTCCGCTCGATCGACCTCAAGGCGCTGTACGAAACCGCCAAGTCGACCGGGCTGATCACCGCGGTGGTGTTCATCCTGGTGGCCGCCGGTGCCGCCTTCTCCTGGGTGATCTCGTTCGCGCAGATCCCGCAGGCCATTCTGGGAGCGGTCGGCGTCGCCGAGATGGGCCAGATCGGCGTCCTGTTCGTCATCTCCATCGCCTTCTTCGTCGGCTGCATGTTCGTCGACCCGATCGTGGTCATCCTGGTGCTCGTCCCGATCTTCGCCCCTGTGGTGCAGTCGGTGGGCATCGACCCGGTGCTGGTCGGCGTCATCATCACCCTGCAGGTGGCCATCGGCTCGGCGACGCCACCATTCGGCTGCGACATCTTCACGGCGATAGCCGTGTTCAAGCGGCCCTACATCGAGGTCATTCGCGGCACGCCGCCGTTCATCCTCATCCTGCTCTGCGTCTCGGTCGCCCTGATCTTCTTCCCGCAGATCGCGCTGTTCCTGCGCGACCTGGCCTTCGGCAAGTGA
- a CDS encoding TRAP transporter small permease, whose protein sequence is MTDDPDAHARSHGEAHMTSADQSDLGDYRSSLPGFLGTIDMAIARIEAVALAGGVLLMAANTIANVLGRFVFQQSIFFSEELNRILIILITFAGISYAARHGRHIRMSAIYDEMPPHLRKALMVVIALVTALFMFGLCYYAVGYIITQAGRGRVLPALQIPVWWIYLWVPVGFFMTGAQYLLTAIKNLLERDIYLSTHVLEGYDDDEVEV, encoded by the coding sequence GTGACCGACGATCCAGATGCCCACGCAAGGTCGCACGGCGAGGCGCACATGACCTCCGCCGACCAGTCAGACCTCGGCGACTATCGCTCCTCGCTCCCCGGCTTCCTGGGAACCATCGACATGGCGATCGCCCGCATCGAGGCCGTCGCCCTGGCCGGCGGCGTGCTCCTGATGGCGGCGAACACGATCGCCAACGTGCTCGGCCGGTTCGTCTTCCAGCAGAGCATCTTCTTCTCCGAAGAGCTCAACCGGATCCTCATCATCCTGATCACCTTCGCCGGCATCAGCTATGCGGCGCGCCACGGTCGCCACATCCGCATGTCGGCGATCTACGACGAGATGCCGCCACACCTGCGCAAGGCGCTGATGGTGGTGATCGCGCTCGTCACGGCGCTCTTCATGTTCGGCCTGTGCTACTACGCCGTCGGCTACATCATCACCCAGGCCGGCCGGGGCCGCGTGCTGCCGGCGCTGCAGATCCCGGTCTGGTGGATCTATCTCTGGGTGCCCGTCGGCTTCTTCATGACCGGCGCCCAGTACCTGCTCACCGCAATCAAGAATCTTCTCGAGCGCGACATCTATCTCTCCACGCACGTGCTGGAGGGATATGACGACGACGAAGTGGAGGTCTGA
- a CDS encoding TRAP transporter substrate-binding protein translates to MTVRRTGTIAAVAAGALLIGAVSTAQAATWRYAFEEAMDEVQGKYAQKFKEEVEANSDHTIQLFPFGTLGESADIMEQAQAGILQFVDQSPGFTGALIPEAQVFFVPYLLPQDQETLNTFFRNSKAINEMFPELYAEQGLELLKMFPEGEVCMTTQEPVHSPADLEDVKFRVMTNPLLVESYKAFGATPTPLPWGEVYGALQTGIIQGQENPGFFLESTKMYEVTEVVTCIGHNNFTTAVMANKDFYDGLSEEDQKVIQNASDAAFDYILDYQKNLQEESLKKIKEAKPSMEINTLSEEERKPFMETADEVEAAFIEMTGESGKKILEQMKADLKSASQSQ, encoded by the coding sequence ATGACGGTGCGACGTACAGGAACCATCGCGGCGGTTGCCGCCGGCGCCCTCCTGATCGGTGCGGTAAGCACCGCCCAGGCGGCGACCTGGCGGTACGCCTTCGAAGAGGCGATGGACGAGGTTCAGGGCAAGTACGCCCAGAAGTTCAAGGAGGAGGTCGAGGCCAACTCCGACCACACCATCCAGCTCTTCCCGTTCGGCACGCTCGGCGAGTCCGCCGACATCATGGAACAGGCCCAGGCCGGCATCCTGCAGTTCGTGGACCAGTCGCCGGGCTTCACCGGCGCCCTGATCCCCGAGGCGCAGGTGTTCTTCGTGCCCTACCTGCTTCCGCAGGACCAGGAGACGCTGAACACCTTCTTCCGGAACTCCAAGGCCATCAACGAGATGTTCCCCGAGCTCTATGCCGAGCAGGGCCTTGAGCTTCTCAAGATGTTCCCCGAGGGCGAGGTCTGCATGACCACCCAGGAGCCGGTGCACAGCCCGGCCGACCTGGAGGACGTCAAGTTCCGGGTGATGACCAACCCGCTGCTGGTCGAAAGCTACAAGGCGTTCGGCGCGACCCCGACGCCGCTGCCCTGGGGCGAGGTCTACGGCGCGCTGCAGACCGGCATCATCCAGGGCCAGGAAAACCCCGGCTTCTTCCTGGAATCGACCAAGATGTACGAGGTCACCGAGGTCGTGACCTGCATCGGCCACAACAACTTCACCACCGCTGTCATGGCCAACAAGGACTTCTACGACGGCCTGTCGGAAGAGGACCAGAAGGTCATCCAGAACGCTTCCGACGCAGCGTTCGACTACATCCTCGACTACCAGAAGAACCTTCAGGAAGAATCCCTGAAGAAGATCAAGGAGGCGAAGCCCTCCATGGAGATCAACACGCTCTCGGAAGAAGAGCGCAAGCCCTTCATGGAGACGGCCGACGAGGTCGAGGCCGCGTTCATCGAGATGACCGGCGAAAGCGGCAAGAAGATCCTGGAGCAGATGAAAGCGGACCTGAAGTCCGCTTCGCAGTCCCAGTAG
- the ehuR gene encoding MocR-like ectoine utilization transcription factor EhuR — protein MTMWPPDPSTLKRPVYRSLAESLIEAIKAGEVRQGDRLPTHRDLAETLGISVQTVSRAYEELDRQGAIAGMVGRGTFVRASASDTRTPWHRIGDGDEVVDFSMLTPVTGDIHEKRLKATLAEMATDVTPDVLFSFRPRATLSTHAETALDWLKRCGLEISRAQVLPTNGNTSAMTVALMTAADPGDLVVCEDLTHHTLKALCTYLSLDLAGLETDAEGIVPDAFEEACRARPVRALFVMPSGLNPKAATMGRRRREALVEIARRHNVTIVEDDAWGPIQPRKPAPIASLAPERTFYFTSFTKSLLPGLRYGWLVVPETLVSATANRHMVTNWMATPLMAEIGTRWLKDGTAYELLEWQKATLERRNRIAAETLKDLDVTSSPNGLHVWLSLPERWNEDAFVAHARNEGVAVAAGSSFTIDLTARPNGIRICLGCSSEANMVRGLEVIARLVRNQPEPALLTM, from the coding sequence ATGACAATGTGGCCGCCCGACCCGTCTACGCTCAAGCGACCGGTCTACCGTTCGCTGGCGGAGAGCCTCATCGAGGCCATCAAGGCAGGCGAAGTGCGCCAGGGCGACCGGCTGCCGACCCACCGCGATCTGGCGGAAACGCTGGGCATCAGCGTACAGACCGTCAGCCGGGCCTACGAGGAGCTGGACAGGCAGGGCGCCATCGCCGGCATGGTCGGCCGCGGGACATTCGTCCGCGCTTCCGCCTCCGACACCCGCACGCCATGGCACCGAATCGGCGACGGCGACGAGGTCGTCGACTTCTCCATGCTGACACCGGTGACCGGCGACATTCACGAAAAGCGCCTCAAGGCCACCCTTGCTGAGATGGCCACCGACGTGACCCCCGACGTGCTGTTCTCGTTCCGGCCCCGGGCTACGCTCTCGACCCACGCGGAAACCGCGCTCGACTGGCTGAAGCGCTGCGGGCTGGAGATCAGCCGCGCCCAGGTGCTTCCGACCAACGGCAACACCTCGGCCATGACCGTGGCGCTGATGACCGCTGCCGACCCGGGCGACCTGGTGGTCTGCGAGGATCTCACCCACCACACGCTGAAAGCGCTGTGCACCTACCTGTCGCTCGACCTGGCGGGCCTGGAAACCGACGCGGAAGGGATCGTTCCCGACGCCTTCGAGGAGGCCTGCCGGGCGCGCCCGGTGCGGGCGCTGTTCGTCATGCCGTCGGGGCTGAATCCGAAGGCGGCGACCATGGGCCGGAGGCGGCGCGAGGCGCTCGTCGAGATCGCCCGCCGGCACAACGTGACCATCGTCGAGGACGACGCATGGGGACCGATCCAGCCACGCAAGCCGGCGCCCATCGCGTCGCTCGCGCCGGAGCGGACCTTCTACTTCACGAGCTTCACCAAGTCGCTGCTGCCGGGGCTGCGCTATGGCTGGCTCGTCGTCCCGGAGACGCTGGTCTCCGCCACCGCGAACCGCCACATGGTCACCAACTGGATGGCCACCCCACTGATGGCGGAGATCGGCACGCGCTGGCTGAAGGACGGCACCGCGTACGAGCTTCTCGAGTGGCAGAAGGCCACGCTGGAGCGCCGCAACCGGATCGCGGCGGAGACCCTGAAGGATCTCGACGTGACGTCGAGCCCCAACGGTCTGCACGTCTGGCTGTCACTGCCCGAACGCTGGAACGAGGACGCCTTCGTCGCCCACGCCCGCAACGAAGGCGTCGCTGTCGCCGCCGGCTCCTCCTTCACCATCGATCTGACGGCCCGACCAAATGGCATCCGCATCTGCCTCGGCTGCTCGAGCGAGGCGAACATGGTCCGCGGGCTCGAAGTCATCGCCCGGCTCGTCCGCAACCAGCCGGAACCCGCCCTCCTCACGATGTGA
- a CDS encoding Lrp/AsnC family transcriptional regulator → MSAIPLDDRDLQILSILSREGRISKVDLARRVNLSATPCWERLRRLEKAGFIRGYRADVALAKVAPHVVVFVVAELESHRAESFQAFERAVARHDEIVACWAIGGGFDYLMQVVTRDIDSYQRLVDQLLASELGLKRYFTYIVTKDVKAGPPPLADLFAAGVQEN, encoded by the coding sequence ATGAGCGCGATCCCTCTCGATGACCGAGACCTCCAGATTCTGTCGATCCTCAGCCGTGAAGGGCGGATCTCGAAGGTGGACCTTGCCCGCCGGGTGAACCTGTCGGCGACGCCGTGCTGGGAGCGGCTCCGGCGTCTGGAGAAGGCCGGCTTCATCCGTGGCTACCGGGCGGACGTGGCGCTCGCCAAGGTCGCCCCGCATGTGGTGGTTTTCGTGGTCGCGGAACTGGAAAGCCATCGCGCGGAGAGCTTCCAGGCCTTCGAACGTGCCGTGGCGCGCCACGACGAGATCGTCGCCTGCTGGGCGATCGGCGGCGGCTTCGACTATCTGATGCAAGTCGTCACCCGCGACATCGACAGCTATCAGCGGCTCGTCGACCAGCTTCTCGCTTCCGAACTCGGGCTGAAGCGCTACTTCACCTACATCGTCACCAAGGACGTGAAGGCCGGTCCGCCGCCGCTGGCCGATCTCTTCGCCGCCGGCGTGCAGGAGAACTGA
- a CDS encoding NAD-dependent succinate-semialdehyde dehydrogenase, whose product MIATDTIRDTLMADLEDRALVRSFSYVNGRWVGSATGGTIEVTNPADGRIVAEVARLSDAEAVAAVDAADRSFQDWSHSLPQDRTRVLRRWFDLMIAHREDLARIMTIEQGKPLSEARGEIDYAAAFVEFYAEEAKRPNIEGVTSHLPDAEVELWREPVGVAALVTPWNFPCAMITRKAAAAIAAGCTVVVHPSEETPLSALALAELADRAGLPAGVFNVVTGRAPEIVGAWTSDARVRALSFTGSTEIGRLLYRQSADTVKRLVLELGGHAPFLVFADADLDLAVDEAIKAKFATTGQDCLGANRFLVERPVYAEFCRRFTERTAALTLGPGIEDPDLGPLMNARAIAKQEAHVADALERGARLTTGGKRAPLGDLFYEPTVLVDVPTDAAIFREETFGPVAAIAPFDAEDEAVRIANDTEYGLVAYLHTQDPRRIYRISRRLAFGMVAVNRTKVTGAPIPFGGMKQSGLGREGARHGLEAFTDIKYVCRNWG is encoded by the coding sequence ATGATTGCGACGGACACCATTCGCGACACGCTGATGGCGGATCTCGAAGATCGGGCACTGGTGCGCAGCTTCTCCTACGTCAACGGCCGCTGGGTGGGGTCGGCGACCGGCGGCACCATCGAGGTGACCAATCCGGCCGACGGGCGGATCGTCGCCGAAGTCGCCCGGCTTTCCGATGCCGAGGCGGTTGCAGCCGTCGATGCCGCGGACCGCAGCTTCCAGGACTGGTCCCACTCGCTGCCGCAGGACCGGACCCGCGTGCTGCGCCGATGGTTCGATCTGATGATCGCCCATCGCGAGGATCTCGCGCGGATCATGACCATCGAGCAGGGCAAGCCGCTCTCGGAGGCGCGGGGCGAGATCGACTATGCGGCCGCCTTCGTCGAGTTCTATGCGGAGGAGGCAAAGCGCCCGAACATCGAGGGCGTGACCTCGCACCTGCCGGACGCCGAGGTCGAGCTGTGGCGCGAGCCGGTGGGCGTCGCCGCGCTGGTGACGCCCTGGAACTTCCCCTGCGCCATGATCACCCGCAAGGCCGCGGCCGCGATCGCCGCCGGCTGCACGGTCGTCGTGCATCCGTCCGAAGAGACGCCGCTTTCCGCGCTGGCGCTGGCCGAGCTCGCCGACCGCGCCGGATTGCCGGCGGGCGTGTTCAACGTGGTCACGGGCCGCGCGCCGGAGATCGTCGGCGCCTGGACGTCGGACGCCCGGGTGCGGGCGCTCTCCTTCACCGGCTCGACCGAGATCGGCCGGCTGCTCTACCGCCAGTCGGCGGACACGGTGAAGCGGCTTGTGCTGGAACTCGGCGGCCACGCGCCGTTCCTGGTGTTCGCCGATGCCGATCTCGACCTTGCCGTCGACGAGGCGATCAAGGCAAAGTTCGCCACCACGGGGCAGGACTGCCTGGGCGCCAACCGCTTTCTGGTCGAGCGCCCCGTCTATGCGGAATTCTGCCGACGGTTCACCGAGCGCACGGCGGCGCTGACGCTGGGTCCCGGCATCGAGGATCCCGACCTGGGGCCGCTGATGAACGCCCGTGCCATCGCCAAGCAGGAGGCGCATGTCGCCGACGCGCTGGAGCGCGGTGCCCGGCTCACGACCGGCGGCAAGCGGGCGCCGCTCGGCGATCTCTTCTACGAGCCGACGGTGCTTGTCGACGTGCCGACCGATGCGGCCATCTTCCGCGAGGAGACGTTCGGTCCGGTTGCGGCGATCGCCCCCTTCGACGCCGAGGACGAGGCGGTGCGCATCGCCAACGACACGGAGTACGGCCTCGTGGCCTATCTGCACACCCAGGATCCGCGGCGCATCTACCGGATCAGCCGCCGGCTCGCCTTCGGCATGGTCGCCGTCAACCGGACCAAGGTCACCGGCGCGCCGATCCCGTTCGGCGGCATGAAGCAATCCGGGCTTGGTCGCGAGGGCGCCCGCCACGGGCTGGAGGCCTTCACCGACATCAAGTACGTCTGCCGCAACTGGGGCTGA
- a CDS encoding NAD(P)H-dependent oxidoreductase: protein MTVLFVYCHPEPRSFNAALVEVGAEMFRSRGDTVEISDLYAEGFDPVEKRENYAQPVDADVFAPLAEQRNAFKTETLCPEISREIARLERADLVIFQFPIWWHSVPAMLKGWFDRVFVSGGLYTSRMRYDQGYFRGKRALCSVTSGAPEPSFVTGGRGGSLDEILWSTQFSLHYMGFTVLRPHASFGIQGHGYSYASADEFSRQLEQSKTAFAERLAGLDGEEPLRFPGWDDWDDAGRPLSDTSNSKRATTC, encoded by the coding sequence ATGACCGTCCTGTTCGTCTACTGCCACCCGGAGCCGCGCTCCTTCAACGCGGCGCTGGTCGAGGTCGGCGCCGAGATGTTCCGCAGCCGCGGCGACACCGTCGAGATCTCCGATCTCTACGCGGAGGGGTTCGATCCCGTCGAGAAGCGGGAGAATTATGCCCAGCCGGTGGATGCGGACGTGTTCGCCCCACTCGCCGAACAGCGCAACGCCTTCAAGACCGAAACGCTCTGTCCGGAAATATCGCGCGAGATCGCCCGTCTGGAGCGGGCCGACCTCGTGATCTTCCAGTTCCCGATCTGGTGGCACTCGGTGCCGGCCATGCTGAAGGGCTGGTTCGACCGGGTGTTCGTCAGCGGCGGCCTCTACACCAGCAGGATGCGCTACGACCAAGGTTATTTCCGGGGCAAGCGGGCGCTGTGCTCGGTGACCTCCGGTGCGCCGGAGCCCAGCTTCGTCACCGGCGGCCGGGGCGGCTCCCTCGACGAGATCCTCTGGTCGACGCAGTTCTCGCTCCACTACATGGGCTTTACCGTGCTGCGCCCGCACGCCAGCTTCGGCATCCAGGGCCACGGCTATTCCTATGCGAGCGCGGACGAATTCAGCCGCCAGCTCGAGCAATCCAAGACCGCGTTCGCGGAACGTCTCGCCGGCCTGGACGGGGAGGAGCCTCTGCGCTTCCCCGGCTGGGACGACTGGGACGATGCCGGCCGACCGCTTTCCGACACCTCAAACTCCAAGAGGGCCACGACATGCTGA